A stretch of DNA from Salmo trutta chromosome 12, fSalTru1.1, whole genome shotgun sequence:
TCAGTGACCCCTATGCGAAGTTCAGACTGGGAAACCAGAAGTACAGGAGCAAGGTACAGACGGCAtatacacatgcacatgcacgcacagGTAATCAgcgtctctctttccctctgtagaCCATGCCTAAGACGCTGTGTCCCCAGTGGAGAGAGCAGTTTGATCTGCACCTGTATGAAGAGACAGGAGGAGTGCTGGAAATTGCAGTCTGGGACAAAGATACAGGACGCAGGGATGACTTCataggacggtgtgtgtgtgtatttaaccctgtgtgtgtgtatttaaccctgtgtgtgtgtatttaactctgtgtgtgtgtgtatttaaccctgtgtgtgtgtgtatttaaccctgtgtgtgtgtgtgtgtatttaaccctgtgtgtgtgtgtgtgtgtgtatttaaccctgtgtgtgtgtgtgtgtatttaaccctgtgtgtgtgtatttaaccctgtgtgtgtgtatttaactctgtgtgtgtgtatatttaaccctgtgtgtgtgtgtgtgtgtatttaaccctgtgtgtgtgtgtatttaaccctgtgtgtgtgtatttaactctgtgtgtgtgtgtgtatttaactctgtgtgtgtgtgtgtgtgtgtgtgtatttaaccctgtgtgtgtgtgtgtgtgtgtgtgtgtgtgtgtgtgtgtgtgtgtgtgtgtgtatttaaccctttgtgtgtgtgtgtgactctttCAGCTGTACATTAGACTTGTCCACCCTCGCTAAGGAACACACCCATCGGTTAGAGTTGGCGTTGGAGGAGTCCCGGGGCTCTGTGGTGctgctggtcactctgacagcctCCTCACACGTCTCCATCGCCGACCTGTCACTCACCCCGCTCGATGACCCCATCGAACGCAGGGAGATCATGGGCCGATATGTGAGTAACATTGTAGGTAAAGTGAGTTCAACTTAGTCTATTCACCATTATGTTTGCCAACCTGCAAGCTCAGGGAAGACATCTGTTCAAAAAAGAGGATTTGGTTAAGTTTACAGGTCGCTAAGGCATATGGTGGTGTAATGGTTGTAACCTAAAGCCTCTTTCTCTGACCACTGGATCCGTGTAGTACCTCTGTTTGACCAGAGAGTAGAGCAGTAGGACAGATCTCACACAATGCTCATACActcacaccactctctctccaaaATGCTGGTTAGAATTAATATTCTGTCTTtcgctttctctccctttctcccaggGCATGTTCCGGCCCCTGTCTAACCTGAAAGATGTGGGGATAGTTCAGGTCAAGGTGATGAGAGCTGAGGGCCTCATGGCTGCCGATGTCacaggtaaggtgtgtgtgtgtgtgtgtgtgtgtgtgtttatagtatAACTGCCTGCATCTCTGTGTAGGTAAGAGTGATCCTTTCTGTGTTTTGGAGCTGAATAACGACcggttacaaacacacaccatctACAAGAACCTCAACCCGGAATGGAACAAAGTCTTCACCTTGTAAGTGTCGACTTCTTTCTATCCCTCTATATCTCCCTttttccatccatctatctattcCTGTTTCTTTCCATCTTTATATACCTGCCTCTCCGCTCTTTCATCAATATATCAATCCCTCTTTTTATCCCTTGCTCTATTCCTTCTATTCCTCAGTCTCCAACCCAATACAGACTTTTGTcagtaacagcctcctctctgtttccctccctccctccctgccttcctATCACAatccttcccctcctcttctccctccttccctccccctccttcccccgtcctcctctccctctaatcCCCTCctattactccctctctctctttctttctccccccctccccctcccctcctccctgtcagTAATGTGAAGGACATCCACTCTGTGTTGGAGGTGACAGTGTTTGATGAAGACCGAGACAGGAGCGCTGACTTCTTGGGCAAAGTGGCCATCCCACTGttacatgtgagtgtgtgtgtgtgtgtgtgtgtgtgtgtgtgtgtgtgctctcaccCTCtttcacactccctccctcccttcctctctcgcACAGATCCAGAATGGAGAACAGAAGGGTTATGTATTGAAGAATAAGGAGATGACTGGACCAACTAAAGGACTCATCTACCTAGAGTCTGACGTCATCTATAGCACTGTGAGTTTACTCACCTCACCTTCTCTTTTCTAAACCATCCTTTGCTTCCTCTCGCCTGACATGTTCCTTCCACTCCTTTGGGGGCTGTGACTCATGTTGTCCTCAGGTGAAGGCAGGCTTGAGGACGATAGTTCCACCAGAGCAGAAGTACATTGAGGAAGAACCCAAAGTGTCTAAACACGtgagtgtgcgagtgtgtgtgttacggccggtgatgatgatgatgatgacgatgatgaagaCCCTGTGTTTTTCGTCTAGTTGCTCCAGCAGAACTTCAACCGAGTGAAGAGGTGCATCATGTTTGTGATAAACATTGGGACCTTCATTAACAGCTGCTTTGAGTGGGAGTCACCTCAGAGGAGCATCAGTGCCTTCCTagtaggaaacacacacacacactttgatatTAAGGTCTACGGGCCTCGTCCAATTAAAGTAataaactgtctctctctctctctctctctctctctccctttcagttCTTTGTGGTAGTAGTGTGGAACTTTGAGCTCTATATGGTGCCTGGggctctgctgctgctgttgacGTGGAACTACTTCATCACTGCAGGCAGGGAGTCAGGAGACACGGTGAGTGCTGTGGTTCTGTGTAGTGTGTTTCTATAATGTTATCGTTTCTCTcaacagtgccttcaggaagtactcagaccgcttgactttttccacattttgttacgttacagcttttttcttaaatggataaaaaataaaaactccttgtcaatctacacacagtattccataatgacaaagtgaaaacaggtttttagaaatgtttgcaaatgtattaaaaataaaaaacagaaattccttatttacatacgttttcagaccctttgctatgagactcgaaattgaggtcaggtgcatcctgtttctattgatcatccttgagatgtttctacaacttgattggagtccacctgtggtaaattcaattgattggacatgatttggaaaggcacacacctgtctatataaggtctgacagctgacagtgcatgtcagagcaaaaaccaagccatgaggtcgaaggaatttctgcagcattgaaggtccccaagaacacagtggcctccatcgttcttaaatggaagaagtttagaaccagggaggtgaccaagaacctgatggtcactctaacagagctccagagttcctctgtggagatgggagaaacttccagaaggacaaacatctctgccgcaatccaccaattaggcctttatggtagagtggccagacggaagccactcctcagtaaaaggcaaatgacagcccgcttggagtttgccaaaagtcccctagactctcggaccatgagaaacaaaattctctgatgaaaccaagattgaactcttttgcctgaattccaagcgtcacgtctggaggaaacctggcaccatccctactgtgaagcacggtggtggcaacatcatgctgtggggatgttttttagtgcgcagggactggaagactagtcaggatcgaggaaaagatgaacagagtaaagtacagagagatccttgatgaaaacctgctccagagcgctcaggacctcagactggggcgaaggttcaccttccaacaggacaacgaacctaagcacacagccaagacaacataggagtggcttcccggacaagtctctaaatgtccttgagtggcccagccagagcccggacttaaacccgatctaacatctctggagagacttgaaaaaaAGCTGTGcaacaatgctccccatccaacctgacagaccttgagaggatctgcagagaagaatgggagaaact
This window harbors:
- the LOC115203888 gene encoding multiple C2 and transmembrane domain-containing protein 1 isoform X4, with the protein product MVMGATGASGVNSDRALPSSEMYQLDIVLKRGHNLAIRDRGGTSDPYVKFKLCGKEVFRSKTIHKNLNPVWDEGTKLLVDSLQEPLYVKVFDYDFGLQDDFMGSAYLYLESLEQQRAIPVTLTLQDPHYPDVDLGTLELTVTLRPKDGSIEEPHRDATTMLLKRTWRRSSKQQSVRLAELHRKHQLWRGIVSISLIEGRDLCPMDPNGLSDPYAKFRLGNQKYRSKTMPKTLCPQWREQFDLHLYEETGGVLEIAVWDKDTGRRDDFIGRCTLDLSTLAKEHTHRLELALEESRGSVVLLVTLTASSHVSIADLSLTPLDDPIERREIMGRYGMFRPLSNLKDVGIVQVKVMRAEGLMAADVTGKSDPFCVLELNNDRLQTHTIYKNLNPEWNKVFTFNVKDIHSVLEVTVFDEDRDRSADFLGKVAIPLLHIQNGEQKGYVLKNKEMTGPTKGLIYLESDVIYSTVKAGLRTIVPPEQKYIEEEPKVSKHLLQQNFNRVKRCIMFVINIGTFINSCFEWESPQRSISAFLFFVVVVWNFELYMVPGALLLLLTWNYFITAGRESGDTVGEATFEWEEEEEEKDDKDSERKGFMDKLYALQDVCVSVQSALDDVASYGERIKNTFNWTVPFLSWLAISVLCVATVLLYLIPLRYLVLAWGVNKFTKKLRNPYLIENNEVLDFLSRVPSDVQMMQYRELKFDPGQSPSKRKKTNLS